A window of Cohnella herbarum contains these coding sequences:
- a CDS encoding winged helix-turn-helix transcriptional regulator, which produces MQIEPDLCRVEDALGILVGKWKPIILLHLLNKGTTRFNELKRIVPGVTQRMLTKQLRELEDEDIIVRVVYPQVPPKVEYSISEYGKSLEPILMAMHEWGAAHTLHKMQLTKKKD; this is translated from the coding sequence ATGCAAATCGAACCGGACTTATGCCGAGTAGAAGATGCGCTGGGGATTCTCGTCGGGAAATGGAAACCGATTATTTTACTGCATTTACTAAATAAAGGCACGACTAGATTCAATGAGCTTAAACGAATCGTTCCGGGCGTTACGCAGAGGATGCTGACCAAGCAGCTGCGCGAATTGGAGGACGAGGATATTATCGTGCGCGTAGTCTACCCTCAAGTTCCGCCTAAAGTCGAATATTCCATCAGCGAATACGGCAAAAGTTTAGAACCTATTCTCATGGCCATGCATGAATGGGGAGCCGCGCATACTTTGCATAAAATGCAGTTAACGAAAAAGAAGGACTGA
- a CDS encoding Gfo/Idh/MocA family protein — MQETSKPQEIRIGIIGLGGMAGEHVRHLSKLESVRITAVCDTNADAVEKFSSKIGLGQVQGYTDYAGLISDPEVDAVLSITPNDVHYRILECCMKHRKPFMTEKPFTRTYDEAFELYRQYLPNPLQGMVGFSYRYVPSFRYARDLIRGGAIGTVRSVFVQYLQSWGIPMFDTPMNWRYERAITGTGALGDLGSHMVDAARFMIGEFKEVAAHLNTFISRRPDPKSGGEGTVDVDDFAGFVALLDGGVSGVFQTSRNAYGSGNQLELTIHGDLGTIKVNCEKPEELVWIRPQSELDNPGSSVTEARRVPPKYELGQMQDFIDMVRGRVRDELPSLVDGYENQRVLEAIARAAGERRTIALSEIPSPEEALKGAN, encoded by the coding sequence ATGCAGGAAACATCGAAACCGCAAGAAATCAGAATTGGCATCATCGGACTTGGAGGCATGGCCGGAGAACATGTACGGCATTTATCTAAGCTGGAATCCGTCCGGATTACGGCCGTATGCGACACGAACGCCGACGCTGTAGAGAAATTCTCGAGCAAGATCGGCCTTGGGCAGGTACAAGGCTATACGGATTACGCCGGATTAATATCGGATCCCGAAGTAGATGCCGTGCTCTCCATTACACCGAACGACGTTCATTATCGGATATTGGAATGCTGCATGAAGCATCGCAAACCGTTCATGACCGAGAAGCCGTTCACGCGTACGTATGACGAAGCATTCGAACTGTATCGGCAATATCTTCCGAACCCTCTGCAAGGCATGGTCGGATTCTCATATCGCTACGTTCCTTCCTTCCGTTACGCCCGGGACTTGATCCGCGGGGGAGCGATCGGGACGGTTCGAAGCGTCTTCGTTCAGTATTTGCAGTCTTGGGGCATCCCGATGTTCGATACTCCGATGAACTGGCGGTATGAACGGGCGATCACCGGAACAGGAGCGCTTGGGGATTTAGGCTCCCATATGGTGGACGCCGCGCGATTCATGATCGGCGAGTTCAAGGAGGTTGCCGCGCATCTGAATACGTTTATATCCCGTCGTCCGGATCCGAAATCGGGCGGAGAAGGGACGGTAGACGTCGACGATTTCGCCGGTTTCGTGGCTTTGCTCGATGGAGGCGTATCGGGAGTTTTCCAAACTTCCCGCAACGCATACGGTTCCGGTAATCAACTAGAGTTAACGATTCACGGCGATCTGGGTACGATTAAGGTCAACTGCGAGAAACCCGAAGAGTTGGTATGGATTCGACCGCAAAGCGAATTGGACAATCCGGGCTCGAGCGTGACGGAAGCACGGCGAGTGCCCCCTAAATACGAGCTTGGCCAGATGCAGGATTTCATCGATATGGTGCGCGGACGAGTTCGCGATGAGCTTCCATCTTTGGTGGACGGCTATGAGAACCAGCGAGTGCTCGAAGCGATAGCTCGGGCTGCCGGAGAACGAAGAACGATTGCTTTATCCGAGATTCCTTCGCCGGAAGAAGCGTTGAAGGGGGCGAATTAA
- a CDS encoding carbohydrate ABC transporter permease has protein sequence MQSERNRKKWLTIILFLLPSTIGLLVFSVIPIVYSLVISFTDWNGLNPWNLAAGTPDFIGFGNFKSILEGEEFWRVLKNTMYYIVLYIPLILIASVLAAVLLNNTYKAIGLYRVIFFIPVLTSWVAAALIWKWLLSDEYGPINAILSFVGIDGPAWLQDRIWAMPGIVFASIWKDMGFFALIILGGLQAINPTYYEAAHMDGANFWSRFIRITLPLLSPMLFFVLIMCVINSFQLFPQVMIMTQDAGPYGSTQVMVERIYKFAFKYYKMGYASSFSWILFVIIFVFTAVQMKLQKKWVHYDS, from the coding sequence ATGCAAAGCGAAAGAAACCGCAAGAAATGGCTGACGATAATCCTATTCTTGTTGCCCTCGACGATCGGGCTTCTCGTTTTTAGCGTAATCCCTATCGTCTACTCTCTCGTCATCAGCTTCACGGACTGGAACGGATTAAATCCTTGGAATCTCGCGGCTGGAACGCCGGATTTCATCGGGTTCGGCAATTTCAAGTCAATCCTCGAAGGGGAAGAATTCTGGCGGGTGCTTAAGAACACGATGTATTATATCGTTCTCTATATCCCGCTCATTCTGATCGCTTCGGTGTTGGCGGCCGTCCTTCTTAACAATACGTACAAGGCTATCGGATTGTATCGCGTCATCTTCTTCATTCCGGTTCTGACGTCTTGGGTAGCTGCGGCATTGATCTGGAAATGGCTTCTCAGCGATGAATACGGACCTATTAACGCGATCTTGTCTTTCGTCGGCATCGATGGGCCTGCTTGGCTCCAAGATCGGATTTGGGCAATGCCAGGTATCGTGTTCGCGAGTATTTGGAAGGACATGGGCTTCTTCGCGCTAATTATTCTTGGCGGCTTGCAGGCGATTAATCCGACTTATTACGAAGCCGCCCACATGGACGGAGCAAATTTCTGGAGCCGTTTTATCCGAATCACGCTGCCGCTCCTGTCTCCGATGCTGTTTTTCGTACTCATTATGTGCGTCATTAATTCGTTTCAGCTTTTCCCGCAAGTGATGATCATGACCCAAGATGCCGGGCCCTATGGTTCCACGCAGGTAATGGTCGAAAGAATCTATAAGTTCGCGTTCAAATATTACAAGATGGGATACGCTTCGTCGTTCTCCTGGATCTTGTTCGTCATTATATTCGTTTTCACCGCGGTACAGATGAAGCTGCAGAAAAAGTGGGTGCATTATGACTCGTAA
- a CDS encoding LLM class flavin-dependent oxidoreductase, whose protein sequence is MEKYRIDPNKGLEFGIYTLGDHLPDPGTGNRISSQQRIHEIIELAKLAEQAGVDFFSVGESHQEYFTTQAHSVVIAAIAQATEKIKIGSSSTIISTSDPVRVYEDFATIDLISNGRAEIIAGRASRVGLFELLGYNVRDYEELFEEKFELLVKLNEEEVITWNGQFRAPLKNAKLYPRPLNGSLPIWRGVGGHPASAIKAGYAGVPMMLATLGGPASSFKRSIDAYREAAQQSGFDPAQLPVATAGFFYVADTTQQALSEAYPHVNVGMELVNGRGYPKQHFAQGGDARDAMLIGSPQQIIEKILYQHELFGHQRYIAQMDFGGVPFEKLLNNIELIATKILPEVRKHTAK, encoded by the coding sequence ATGGAAAAATACCGTATCGACCCCAACAAAGGGCTGGAATTCGGCATATATACGCTAGGCGATCATCTTCCCGACCCGGGTACCGGGAATCGAATATCATCGCAGCAACGCATTCATGAGATTATTGAATTAGCCAAGTTAGCCGAGCAAGCGGGCGTCGATTTCTTCAGCGTAGGCGAGAGTCATCAAGAATACTTTACGACTCAGGCGCATTCGGTCGTTATAGCGGCAATTGCCCAGGCAACCGAAAAAATAAAAATCGGAAGCTCTTCGACCATTATCAGCACGTCCGATCCGGTTCGCGTCTACGAGGATTTCGCGACGATAGACCTGATTTCCAACGGACGCGCGGAGATAATCGCCGGTCGGGCTTCCCGGGTAGGGTTGTTCGAATTGTTAGGCTACAACGTCCGCGATTACGAGGAGCTGTTCGAAGAGAAGTTCGAACTGTTAGTGAAGCTTAACGAAGAAGAGGTCATCACTTGGAACGGACAGTTCCGGGCTCCCTTAAAGAATGCCAAGCTGTATCCCCGTCCTCTTAACGGCTCATTGCCGATATGGCGCGGAGTAGGCGGGCATCCGGCAAGCGCAATTAAAGCCGGTTATGCCGGAGTTCCGATGATGCTCGCTACATTAGGCGGTCCTGCTTCCAGCTTTAAGCGATCGATTGATGCCTATCGGGAAGCCGCGCAGCAGAGCGGTTTCGATCCCGCACAACTTCCGGTTGCGACCGCAGGTTTCTTCTATGTTGCCGATACTACTCAACAGGCGCTAAGCGAAGCTTATCCGCATGTTAACGTGGGTATGGAGTTGGTTAACGGGCGCGGGTATCCAAAACAGCATTTCGCCCAAGGCGGCGATGCCCGCGACGCCATGCTAATCGGGAGTCCCCAGCAGATCATTGAAAAAATACTGTACCAACACGAGCTGTTCGGCCATCAGCGTTACATCGCGCAAATGGATTTCGGCGGCGTACCCTTTGAGAAGCTATTGAATAATATCGAGCTGATCGCGACGAAAATTTTACCGGAGGTACGTAAGCATACCGCAAAATAA
- a CDS encoding TetR/AcrR family transcriptional regulator, which yields MSRNKIVDASVKLFSELGYHRTSMDDIAKEANVAKGTLYYHFSGKGELFETIVTDGFQMLKDQIGQVLSENQPPEQQIRSIVQRHVELFLQYSELVHIIANEITNGIEPEILERIMGLKNKYIDFLSDILRQGHEDGELNKLHYELAAAGLIGMIESASMYFIKQGKGTREELHETINTIVLPALLRNL from the coding sequence GTGAGCAGAAATAAAATCGTCGACGCCTCGGTTAAACTGTTTTCCGAGCTTGGCTATCATAGAACGAGCATGGACGACATCGCCAAGGAAGCCAATGTAGCCAAAGGGACGCTTTACTATCATTTTTCGGGAAAAGGAGAACTGTTCGAGACAATCGTCACGGACGGTTTTCAAATGCTGAAAGACCAGATCGGGCAAGTCCTAAGCGAAAATCAACCTCCCGAGCAGCAAATCAGAAGCATCGTCCAACGACATGTTGAACTGTTCCTCCAGTACAGCGAGCTCGTCCATATTATCGCCAACGAAATTACGAACGGAATCGAACCGGAAATTCTCGAGCGGATTATGGGACTTAAGAACAAATATATCGATTTTCTGTCGGACATTCTGCGTCAAGGACATGAAGACGGCGAACTGAACAAGCTCCATTACGAATTGGCTGCCGCAGGCCTGATAGGCATGATCGAAAGCGCCAGCATGTACTTCATTAAGCAAGGGAAAGGTACCCGGGAAGAGCTGCACGAAACGATCAATACGATCGTTCTTCCCGCATTGTTGCGTAACCTGTAA
- a CDS encoding NADPH-dependent FMN reductase, which yields MKIVGLSGSKVGSKTRTAMDYAVKSFADKYPDAEITLIDLADYDVQFSDGRSYLEYEGDTGFVTRKLMEADAIVIGTPIFQASIPATLKNIFDLLPVNAFRDKIVSMLVTAGTPKHYLVAEQQLKPILAYMKAQIVQTYVFIEEKDFHRKEIVDDDVLFRIDRLVEDTYVLTETFTKIRTEKEAQYHF from the coding sequence ATGAAAATCGTGGGATTATCGGGCTCGAAGGTAGGATCGAAAACGCGCACGGCGATGGATTACGCCGTCAAATCGTTTGCCGATAAATATCCGGATGCGGAAATCACTCTCATAGACCTGGCGGATTACGACGTTCAATTCAGCGATGGGCGAAGTTACTTGGAGTATGAAGGAGATACGGGATTCGTTACAAGGAAGCTAATGGAAGCGGATGCCATTGTTATCGGAACGCCTATTTTCCAAGCATCCATTCCGGCAACGTTAAAAAACATCTTCGATTTGCTGCCGGTTAATGCCTTCCGCGACAAAATCGTAAGCATGCTCGTTACGGCCGGCACGCCGAAGCACTACCTTGTGGCGGAACAACAGCTCAAACCGATACTAGCTTACATGAAAGCGCAGATTGTCCAAACTTACGTATTTATCGAGGAGAAAGATTTTCATCGCAAAGAAATCGTAGACGATGACGTTCTCTTCCGGATCGATCGTTTAGTCGAGGATACGTACGTGTTGACCGAAACGTTTACTAAAATCCGGACGGAAAAAGAAGCTCAATATCATTTCTAA
- a CDS encoding ThuA domain-containing protein, giving the protein MRVRVWNEYRHERSNPAVKEIYPDGIHQTIARALREDGHDADTATLDEPEHGLSEEVLRQTDVLIWWGHMAHDEVENAVVERVYARVLEGMGLIVLHSGHYSKIFRKLMGTSGGLKWREADEKERIWVVNPAHPIAAGIGEYIELPQEEMYGEHFDIPAPDDLVFVSWFAGGEIFRSGCAYYRGQGKVFYFRPGHETYPTYHNPEIQRVIANAVRWSAWSGGAKPQYGHVPVPLESLSGVEN; this is encoded by the coding sequence ATTCGGGTTAGAGTTTGGAATGAATATCGGCATGAGAGGTCGAATCCGGCGGTAAAAGAAATTTATCCGGACGGCATCCATCAAACGATTGCTCGAGCGCTAAGGGAAGACGGGCATGACGCGGACACGGCGACTTTAGACGAACCGGAGCATGGGCTATCGGAAGAGGTACTTCGGCAAACGGATGTACTGATCTGGTGGGGCCATATGGCGCATGATGAAGTCGAGAATGCCGTCGTCGAGCGGGTATATGCCCGCGTGCTGGAGGGGATGGGGTTGATCGTGCTTCATTCCGGCCATTATTCGAAAATATTCCGCAAACTGATGGGCACGAGCGGCGGACTCAAGTGGCGGGAAGCGGACGAGAAGGAGCGGATTTGGGTCGTGAATCCGGCTCACCCGATCGCTGCCGGAATCGGCGAATATATCGAGCTGCCGCAGGAGGAAATGTACGGAGAGCATTTCGATATTCCCGCTCCGGACGATCTCGTGTTCGTGAGTTGGTTCGCCGGAGGAGAGATTTTCCGCAGCGGCTGCGCATACTATCGGGGACAAGGGAAAGTGTTTTATTTTCGTCCGGGGCATGAAACGTATCCGACATACCACAATCCCGAGATCCAACGCGTGATAGCTAATGCCGTAAGATGGAGCGCTTGGTCCGGAGGGGCGAAGCCGCAATACGGCCATGTGCCGGTGCCTCTGGAAAGCTTAAGTGGAGTAGAGAATTAG
- a CDS encoding alpha/beta hydrolase — MSVIGWMVSGVGAVTGSAAAALYGITVKAQRPRLVPNEKVPSVPYESTEWKSGGKTVKGWFLSHADAESPGPGPVIIVAHGWGSNRSRVLRYALPLYDEGYSILMYDARSHGESEFYKTPTGLQFRDDLLAALNWLGQRTEVDPSRIGVLGHSLGAFGAVLALDEGAPIAALVTDSMPVKFETMIGAELKRRKLPQFPLAHLLPRMMVWRSGISRSMMKRANPARILSDNARNRMTPVLLVHSRKDGFIPSSELNLVLSHAPDLPHLFVDAEGHSASDRDPAFWPAVTTFFRTALQKK, encoded by the coding sequence ATGTCAGTCATTGGCTGGATGGTTAGCGGAGTAGGTGCGGTGACCGGAAGCGCGGCTGCGGCTTTGTACGGTATAACCGTGAAAGCGCAGAGGCCTCGCCTTGTGCCGAACGAGAAGGTGCCGTCGGTTCCGTACGAATCAACCGAATGGAAAAGCGGCGGCAAGACGGTCAAAGGTTGGTTCTTATCCCATGCGGATGCGGAATCCCCCGGACCGGGTCCGGTTATTATCGTCGCGCACGGCTGGGGCTCCAACCGATCAAGGGTATTGAGATACGCGCTTCCGCTCTATGATGAAGGCTATTCGATTCTGATGTACGATGCGCGAAGCCATGGGGAGAGCGAATTTTATAAGACGCCGACAGGTTTGCAGTTCCGAGACGATCTGCTTGCCGCCTTGAATTGGCTCGGTCAACGGACCGAGGTGGATCCAAGCCGAATCGGCGTTCTCGGGCACTCGTTAGGCGCGTTCGGTGCCGTGCTTGCCCTTGATGAAGGAGCTCCGATTGCCGCGCTCGTTACCGATTCGATGCCGGTCAAATTCGAGACGATGATCGGAGCGGAGTTGAAACGAAGGAAGTTGCCGCAATTTCCGCTCGCGCATTTGCTGCCCCGGATGATGGTGTGGCGCAGCGGAATATCCCGTTCCATGATGAAGCGGGCGAATCCCGCCAGAATACTCAGCGATAACGCACGGAATCGCATGACTCCCGTTCTGCTCGTTCATTCGCGCAAAGACGGATTCATCCCTTCATCCGAGCTCAACCTCGTGTTATCCCACGCGCCGGATTTGCCTCATCTGTTCGTGGATGCCGAAGGACACAGCGCCTCGGATCGCGATCCGGCTTTCTGGCCGGCGGTGACGACCTTCTTCCGAACGGCGTTACAAAAAAAGTAG
- a CDS encoding carbohydrate ABC transporter permease, with protein MTRNRLAKPLLFYSFASLLAVFALIPFFWMVSTSLKSKGALISIPIEWIPEKISFEGYNKIFTVFPFAKAIFNSLFVSIASTSLVIASALMAAYVFAKIEFKGREVVFALFLATMMVPGQVTMIPVFLVLKEFQLLNSFTGLLLPTIFNPFAIFMLRQHIKTIHNDFVDAAFIDGASQANIFLRIIVPLSMPIVATLGIVTFMGAWNDYFWPLIVLSDKELMTLPLALNSLNGQYASEYNTLMAGSLISMLPIILLYIFAQGFFKTGLQLGGIK; from the coding sequence ATGACTCGTAACCGGTTGGCCAAACCTCTGTTGTTTTATTCGTTCGCGTCGTTGCTCGCGGTGTTCGCGCTCATTCCTTTTTTCTGGATGGTCAGTACGTCGCTCAAGAGCAAGGGAGCTCTGATCAGCATACCGATCGAATGGATTCCGGAGAAAATATCGTTCGAGGGATACAACAAAATTTTTACGGTATTCCCGTTCGCGAAAGCGATCTTTAACAGCTTATTCGTCTCGATAGCAAGCACCTCGCTTGTCATCGCTTCGGCTCTAATGGCCGCTTACGTATTCGCCAAAATCGAGTTCAAAGGCCGGGAGGTCGTATTCGCTCTCTTCCTGGCCACGATGATGGTACCCGGACAAGTGACGATGATTCCCGTATTCCTCGTGCTTAAAGAATTTCAATTGTTGAATTCGTTCACGGGACTTCTTCTCCCTACCATCTTCAATCCGTTCGCTATTTTCATGCTTAGACAACACATCAAGACGATTCATAACGATTTCGTGGACGCGGCGTTCATCGACGGGGCTTCGCAAGCGAACATCTTTCTGCGAATCATCGTTCCGCTGTCGATGCCTATCGTCGCTACCCTTGGAATCGTAACGTTCATGGGGGCATGGAACGATTACTTCTGGCCGCTGATCGTATTGTCGGACAAGGAACTCATGACTTTGCCGCTCGCCCTTAATTCGCTTAACGGACAATACGCCAGCGAGTATAACACGTTAATGGCAGGCAGTCTTATCTCCATGCTTCCCATCATCCTTTTGTATATTTTCGCTCAGGGCTTTTTCAAAACCGGACTTCAGCTTGGAGGGATTAAGTAA